ATGTGTGAAAGATGCACCGTATCACTAAAATTTGTCCGAAAAATCCTGTTCTTGTCCATTGAGTTCCATCCCGTCCTCCGCTAACATAACCATTAATCGATAATAATTATCATTATTGAACGACGCAACTCTCAATCAACATGTAGCATACCCTATGCTCATATTGTGTAGTTTGCCAAATACCAGTTCGGTACGTATGTACGAAATTCATCATACCAATTCAGAACATTTCCAGCTCGTTCCAGCATAATATCCACTTCCTCTTGTCCAAACGGAATCGCCCAGTGAATGCTTGAGAGTTGATTACTTGCTATATATAACGCCATTAATCTAAAAAACTGATCAGGTACATCGTTATTAAAATATCCATTAATACGACCCGATGCGAACAATCCACTTAGGCTTGCATCCCACGTAATACGATTAAATTCCTCCCATGGGTCTCCATCATCCACTCTATTAAAATCAATGATACCCAGATCACTTGAATTTGTAACAATCATATTTCCGACATGATAGTCACCATGTTGAAATGACACAGAGCGGTTTTCTAATAGATATCGATTATGTTCAACAAAGTTGATTATTGATTCTGCTCCCTTTAAATGAATACCACATGCTTTATAATTGGTTATATATTTGTCTATTTTGAGATTATAAACTTCTGCCCACGACATTTGATTGTTCTCCGCCGGAACTCTATGTATTTTTCTTAATACTTCTCCTGCTTTAACTCCAAGTCGATACTGATCAGTTTTGCTTATTGTAGGGATAACATCTTTGGCATCTTCCCCCTCGATCCAAGTAAGTAAGGAATATACGGACTGGCCGTTATTACAAATTCCAAAATCAATCGGTCGGGACATCAAAACATCAATATGATCAAGCTTTTTTAAATATTCAAATTCCCATTTCTTCTTCTCGTATTCGGATATATCCGACATTCTAAGCAACAATTCTCTGCAGTCCATAGCTTGAATATAATATTTCTTGTCATTTGACCAACCTTTATTAACCTCCTGCACTATGTTCCATGCACAGGAATCTGCTATTTCATTAAACATTTTATTCATCTGTTATACCTCCCCAGATTCGTTCGGCATTAATCGAACACCACTTGTTGAATTCTATCCTTGCCATTATCCGTGATTGTACAAAAGCAGCTCAAGTCTAAAAGACTGAGCTGCTCTCATACAAAATTATTTTAACATATCTACATATTCACCGTACACATAGCCAGTAGACCCGTTATAAGAAACCTTCAACCAACCATACTTCGTTCCTAGCACTTCCAAAACAGTACCCTTCGGCACCGCCATATATATTTTCGCCGTTGAGGAAGCTTCGGCACGAACATTCAAGAAGTATGCTGTTACCTTAGCTTGATTCGTAACGACCGATCCCACTGGTGGTTCTGGTTCTGGTTTCGGTTCTGGTTTTGGCTCCGGTTTAGGCTTCGGTTCAGGATTAACTTCTTCTTGTCGAGTACTCGTTGCCGTCTTTATAGCCTCATTAAGCTTGTGATAGAAC
The nucleotide sequence above comes from Paenibacillus sp. IHBB 10380. Encoded proteins:
- a CDS encoding aminoglycoside phosphotransferase family protein, which encodes MNKMFNEIADSCAWNIVQEVNKGWSNDKKYYIQAMDCRELLLRMSDISEYEKKKWEFEYLKKLDHIDVLMSRPIDFGICNNGQSVYSLLTWIEGEDAKDVIPTISKTDQYRLGVKAGEVLRKIHRVPAENNQMSWAEVYNLKIDKYITNYKACGIHLKGAESIINFVEHNRYLLENRSVSFQHGDYHVGNMIVTNSSDLGIIDFNRVDDGDPWEEFNRITWDASLSGLFASGRINGYFNNDVPDQFFRLMALYIASNQLSSIHWAIPFGQEEVDIMLERAGNVLNWYDEFRTYVPNWYLANYTI